One Herbaspirillum rubrisubalbicans genomic window carries:
- a CDS encoding NAD(P)H-dependent flavin oxidoreductase: MSTSLLQRLGLAHPIIQAPMAGSSTVAMAAAASNAGALGSLALGAASVAQARQALAQLNALTEKPFNVNFFCHQPAVLDAARDAAWIQHLQAHLDEFGGSISLPLKEIYPSFIVDTDMQQLMLEQPPAVVSFHFGLPEAALIQALKKAGVFLLATATNLEEARQIEAAGIDAIVAQGFEAGGHRGIFDEHRDDEIGTFALVRLLAQHSRLPIIAAGGIMDGQGIAAALQLGAQAVQLGTAFLLTRESAANAAYRHLLKSSRAQHTRVTAAISGRRARGIVNRFMEEIDISAAPAIPAYPAAYDAGKQLNALASAREVHEFGAHWAGQGAALIRDGYTVGELIHLLVQEWQAAR, encoded by the coding sequence ATGTCCACTTCCCTGTTGCAACGACTGGGCCTGGCCCATCCCATCATCCAGGCGCCCATGGCCGGCAGCTCCACCGTGGCCATGGCCGCCGCCGCCTCCAATGCCGGCGCGCTCGGTTCGCTGGCCTTGGGCGCGGCGTCGGTGGCGCAGGCGCGCCAAGCGCTGGCGCAATTGAATGCGCTGACCGAAAAACCGTTCAACGTCAATTTCTTCTGCCACCAGCCGGCCGTGCTCGATGCCGCACGCGATGCAGCCTGGATACAGCATCTGCAAGCCCACCTGGATGAATTCGGCGGCAGCATCAGCCTGCCTTTGAAAGAGATCTACCCGAGCTTCATCGTCGATACCGACATGCAGCAATTGATGCTGGAGCAGCCACCGGCGGTGGTGAGTTTCCACTTTGGCCTGCCTGAGGCCGCGCTGATCCAGGCACTGAAGAAGGCCGGCGTGTTCCTGCTGGCCACGGCCACCAACCTGGAAGAAGCGCGCCAGATCGAAGCCGCCGGCATCGACGCCATCGTGGCGCAAGGCTTCGAAGCGGGGGGCCATCGCGGCATCTTCGATGAACACCGTGATGACGAAATCGGTACCTTCGCCCTGGTGCGCCTGCTGGCACAACACAGCCGCCTGCCCATCATCGCCGCCGGCGGCATCATGGATGGACAGGGGATCGCCGCCGCCCTGCAACTGGGGGCGCAGGCAGTGCAACTGGGCACGGCCTTCCTGCTCACGCGCGAATCGGCCGCCAATGCCGCCTATCGACATCTACTCAAAAGTTCACGTGCGCAGCATACCCGGGTCACCGCTGCCATTTCGGGCCGCCGCGCACGGGGCATCGTCAACCGCTTCATGGAAGAAATCGACATATCGGCTGCCCCCGCCATTCCTGCGTACCCGGCCGCCTATGACGCCGGCAAGCAATTGAATGCCCTGGCCAGCGCGCGCGAGGTCCACGAATTCGGCGCGCACTGGGCCGGCCAGGGTGCGGCGCTCATTCGCGATGGCTATACGGTGGGAGAGCTGATCCACTTGCTAGTGCAGGAGTGGCAGGCCGCGCGCTAA
- a CDS encoding efflux transporter outer membrane subunit: protein MTLRSPLPPASSSLPRLMRLTRPTRLTLAVTLVLTVAGCVTREMQTDPILEMQVPDKWGGGASADVAHAEQLWPDTDWWKQFGSSELSELVQEGQRNNYEIAAAYSRVKQAQAQARIAGAPLLPNVGLSAGATREMPISGGTPTNTANASLQVSYEIDFWGKNRAGVEAAEATLRANRYDQQTVALTVTSGIVSTYLQVLSLRDRLEIARQNVNNAERVLRLVEAQSRAGAASPLDLARQRSALANQRQLIPDLQQQEQDAQTALAILLGRPPQNFKVEEKGLAKIQMPRISAGLPSELLTRRPDIRRAEANLAAANANVAVARAALFPSISLTGSTGAQSSALLSLFDGPNLFASLGASLIAPIFDGGNLRNQQALAEAQKEELVQVYRQRVITSLSEVEKALGAIRSLEERYRLKVGEVDQARFAFELAEIRYRAGAEDLLVVLDTQRTLSEAQNQLGQIKLQRLQATVSLYKALGGGWQDKQVPTETGTASVS from the coding sequence ATGACATTGCGTAGTCCTCTCCCGCCCGCTTCTTCTTCCCTGCCACGCCTCATGCGCCTGACACGCCCGACGCGCCTGACCCTGGCCGTCACGCTGGTGCTCACCGTGGCCGGTTGCGTGACCAGGGAAATGCAGACCGATCCCATCCTGGAAATGCAGGTGCCCGACAAATGGGGCGGCGGCGCCTCGGCCGATGTGGCCCATGCCGAGCAACTATGGCCAGATACCGATTGGTGGAAACAGTTCGGCAGCAGTGAATTGTCCGAGCTGGTGCAGGAAGGCCAGCGCAACAATTATGAAATCGCCGCCGCCTACTCGCGCGTGAAGCAGGCCCAGGCCCAGGCCCGCATTGCCGGCGCGCCGCTGTTGCCCAATGTGGGGTTGAGCGCTGGCGCTACCCGCGAGATGCCCATTTCTGGTGGAACCCCGACCAATACGGCCAACGCCAGCCTGCAGGTCAGCTACGAGATCGATTTCTGGGGCAAGAACCGCGCCGGGGTCGAGGCCGCCGAAGCCACCCTGCGCGCCAATCGCTACGACCAGCAAACCGTGGCCCTCACCGTCACCAGCGGCATCGTCTCCACCTATCTGCAAGTGCTGTCGCTGCGCGACCGGCTGGAGATTGCGCGCCAGAACGTCAACAATGCCGAGCGCGTGCTGCGTCTGGTGGAGGCGCAAAGCCGCGCCGGTGCTGCCTCGCCGCTGGACCTGGCGCGCCAGCGTTCGGCCCTGGCCAACCAGCGCCAGTTGATCCCCGACCTGCAGCAGCAGGAGCAGGATGCGCAGACGGCGCTGGCGATCCTGTTGGGCCGTCCGCCGCAGAATTTCAAGGTCGAGGAAAAGGGCCTGGCCAAGATCCAGATGCCGCGCATCTCGGCTGGCTTGCCTTCCGAACTCTTGACCCGTCGCCCCGATATTCGCCGCGCCGAAGCCAATCTGGCCGCAGCCAATGCCAATGTGGCGGTGGCGCGGGCTGCGCTCTTTCCCAGCATCTCGCTGACCGGTTCGACCGGGGCGCAGAGCAGTGCCTTGCTGTCGCTATTCGATGGTCCCAACCTGTTCGCTAGTCTGGGCGCCAGCCTGATCGCCCCGATCTTCGACGGCGGCAACCTGCGCAACCAGCAGGCCCTGGCCGAGGCGCAGAAGGAAGAGCTGGTGCAGGTCTATCGCCAGCGTGTCATCACCTCGCTGTCGGAAGTGGAAAAGGCACTGGGCGCCATCCGCAGCCTGGAAGAACGCTATCGCCTGAAGGTGGGCGAAGTGGACCAGGCGCGCTTTGCCTTCGAGCTGGCCGAGATCCGTTATCGCGCCGGCGCCGAAGATCTGCTGGTGGTGCTCGACACCCAGCGCACCCTGTCGGAGGCGCAGAACCAGTTGGGCCAGATCAAGCTGCAGCGCCTGCAGGCGACCGTGTCGCTCTACAAGGCGCTGGGCGGCGGTTGGCAGGACAAGCAGGTACCGACCGAAACCGGCACGGCCAGCGTTTCCTGA
- a CDS encoding efflux RND transporter periplasmic adaptor subunit gives MTEPHDPLPHIVPTTHTPARQKMWGSALALVLVLGGGYWLYSRQQPVPPAAKPIPVKLETVTVERADLEQVVNATGNVVAQDYVDVGSKVAGQISDVDVVIGETVKAGRLLATVAPAVQSSRIESNRATLARLKAELAGQNAQLDFAQLQFQRQTQLKAENATREESYESSRMNMAAAASRVDATNAQIQQTEAAIREDEAVQKQTRIEAPANGTIVTLNARPGQMVGANQEVLMRIADLSRMTVQVPVAEEDVTRLQKGMTAYFTTPGYPGKRWSGKLRQIMLLPTDDSGRQGKKAYYTVLFDVANPSRELMSGMSADVYFVLARAEHVPTIPRTLVTKPGMDGTQTVKVVLADGTLESRKIKIGIRDGERAQVLSGLKEGEQVLLPANPPQPEGAGNAGAPSR, from the coding sequence ATGACCGAGCCGCACGACCCACTTCCGCATATCGTCCCCACCACCCACACGCCTGCCCGCCAGAAGATGTGGGGCAGCGCGCTGGCGCTGGTGCTGGTGCTGGGCGGTGGTTACTGGCTGTATTCGCGCCAGCAACCGGTGCCGCCGGCGGCCAAGCCGATTCCGGTCAAGCTGGAAACGGTGACTGTGGAGCGGGCCGACCTGGAGCAGGTAGTCAATGCCACCGGCAACGTGGTGGCGCAGGATTACGTGGACGTGGGTTCCAAGGTGGCCGGCCAGATATCGGATGTGGATGTGGTGATCGGCGAAACGGTCAAGGCCGGGCGTCTGCTGGCCACCGTGGCGCCGGCCGTGCAGAGCAGCCGCATCGAGAGCAATCGTGCCACGCTGGCACGCCTGAAGGCCGAGCTGGCCGGCCAGAATGCCCAGCTCGACTTTGCCCAGCTGCAGTTCCAGCGCCAGACCCAGTTGAAGGCCGAGAACGCCACCCGCGAAGAATCCTACGAATCCAGCCGCATGAACATGGCTGCGGCAGCCTCGCGGGTAGATGCCACCAATGCCCAGATCCAGCAGACCGAGGCGGCCATTCGCGAGGATGAAGCGGTGCAGAAACAGACCCGCATCGAAGCCCCGGCCAACGGTACCATCGTCACCTTGAATGCGCGCCCCGGCCAGATGGTCGGCGCCAACCAGGAAGTGTTGATGCGCATTGCCGATCTGTCGCGCATGACGGTGCAGGTGCCGGTGGCCGAAGAAGACGTGACCCGCCTGCAAAAGGGCATGACCGCCTACTTCACCACGCCTGGCTATCCTGGCAAGCGCTGGAGCGGCAAGCTGCGCCAGATCATGCTGCTGCCCACCGACGACTCCGGTCGCCAGGGCAAGAAGGCGTATTACACGGTGCTCTTCGATGTGGCCAATCCCAGCCGCGAACTGATGAGCGGCATGAGTGCCGATGTCTATTTCGTGCTGGCCCGTGCCGAACACGTGCCGACCATCCCGCGCACGCTGGTGACCAAGCCCGGCATGGATGGCACGCAGACGGTCAAGGTGGTGCTGGCCGATGGCACATTGGAGAGCCGCAAGATCAAGATCGGCATTCGCGATGGCGAGCGTGCCCAGGTACTGTCGGGCCTCAAGGAAGGCGAGCAGGTGCTGCTGCCGGCCAATCCGCCGCAGCCGGAGGGCGCCGGCAACGCCGGGGCGCCATCCCGCTAG
- the mdoH gene encoding glucans biosynthesis glucosyltransferase MdoH — MELHITPQLRQTSAASQALEDYLARLPLSPAQRQDLAARAGAIGSGDPVADLHRVLAEASGRDASTLPVAAQASVDARLRLMYPEATAAEPVASAAVPPIAEERGQPRIPVGPPMHRKSMVPRPWGELNPFARWVEEENRRLERRPSRWRRARKGRAKAVEPEVVDDEPRYIEDHLDQSEAPDPKGHWQHTGNVRRITLLILMVLQTSMATYFMSDVLPYHGTKPLEMVVLFLFGLLFLWVSAGFWTAMTGFLVLMRGDDKYLISHEKAGNTEIAPEARTAIVMPICNEDVARVFAGLRATYESLERTGQIAHFDFFILSDSGEADICAAETAAWNRLCRETGGFGRIFYRHRRRRVKRKSGNLDDFCRRWGADYRYMVVLDADSVMTGDCLTKLTRLMEAHPGAGIIQTAPRAAGRDTLYARIQQFSTRVYGPLFTAGLHYWQLGESHFWGHNAIIRLQPFMKYCALAPLPGKGNLSGPIMSHDFVEASLMRRAGWSVWIAYDLDGSYEEMPPNLLDELSRDRRWCQGNLMNFRLFLARGMHIVHRAVFVTGVMAYVSAPLWGLFLILSTVLLAAHTLIDPQYFTAPRQLFPIWPEWHPEKALALVSATATILFLPKILAVLLFAVKGARGFGGALALLLSMLIELLFSMALAPVRMLFHTRFVLGAFLGWNAGWKSPPRADNETGWGEAMRRHGWHSLLGLAWGALVYWLNPSFIWWLIPIAGSLAVSVPVSVLSSRVSYGRGFRRAGLFKIPEETSPPFELRETVRHHEQTPPLPGFVEAVVDPSFNALVCATAHAHPQVPQLTRHLREKLVRTALKDGPDALNDKQKNSILEEPGLLSQLHQAVWSGVPEVHADWRAALERQVPPALAA, encoded by the coding sequence GTGGAGCTACATATTACCCCCCAACTAAGGCAGACTTCGGCAGCTTCGCAGGCGCTGGAGGATTACCTCGCGCGCCTGCCGCTGTCGCCTGCGCAACGCCAGGACCTGGCCGCGCGCGCGGGTGCAATCGGCTCTGGCGATCCGGTGGCCGACCTGCACCGCGTGCTGGCCGAGGCCTCCGGGCGCGATGCCAGCACCTTGCCGGTGGCCGCCCAGGCTTCGGTCGATGCGCGCTTGCGCCTGATGTATCCAGAGGCCACTGCGGCCGAGCCGGTAGCCAGCGCGGCGGTTCCGCCCATCGCAGAAGAGCGCGGCCAGCCGCGCATTCCGGTGGGCCCGCCCATGCATCGCAAGTCCATGGTGCCGCGTCCCTGGGGCGAGTTGAATCCCTTCGCGCGCTGGGTGGAAGAGGAAAACCGCCGCCTGGAGCGCCGCCCCAGCCGCTGGCGCCGCGCCCGCAAGGGCCGCGCCAAGGCGGTCGAGCCGGAAGTGGTGGATGACGAACCGCGCTACATCGAAGACCACCTGGACCAGTCCGAGGCGCCCGATCCCAAGGGCCACTGGCAGCACACCGGCAACGTGCGCCGCATCACGCTGCTGATCCTGATGGTGTTGCAGACCTCGATGGCGACCTATTTCATGAGCGATGTGCTGCCCTATCACGGCACCAAGCCGCTGGAGATGGTGGTGCTGTTCCTGTTCGGGCTGCTGTTCCTGTGGGTGTCGGCCGGGTTCTGGACGGCCATGACGGGTTTCCTGGTCTTGATGCGGGGAGATGACAAATATCTGATCTCTCACGAAAAGGCCGGCAACACCGAGATTGCCCCCGAGGCACGCACTGCCATCGTCATGCCCATCTGTAACGAAGACGTGGCACGCGTCTTCGCTGGCCTGCGCGCCACCTACGAGTCGCTGGAGCGCACCGGGCAGATCGCGCATTTCGATTTCTTCATCCTCTCCGACAGTGGCGAGGCCGATATCTGCGCGGCGGAAACTGCTGCGTGGAATCGCCTGTGCCGCGAAACCGGTGGCTTCGGGCGCATCTTCTATCGCCATCGTCGCCGCCGCGTCAAGCGCAAGAGCGGCAACCTGGATGACTTCTGCCGCCGCTGGGGCGCCGATTACCGCTACATGGTGGTGCTCGACGCCGACAGCGTCATGACCGGCGATTGCCTCACCAAGCTGACCCGCCTGATGGAAGCCCATCCCGGCGCCGGCATCATCCAGACCGCGCCGCGTGCGGCCGGTCGCGATACGCTGTATGCCCGCATCCAGCAATTCTCGACCCGCGTGTACGGGCCACTCTTTACTGCCGGCCTGCACTACTGGCAACTGGGTGAATCGCACTTCTGGGGCCACAACGCCATCATCCGCCTGCAACCCTTCATGAAGTATTGTGCGCTGGCACCGCTGCCGGGCAAGGGCAATCTGTCCGGGCCTATCATGTCGCACGACTTCGTGGAAGCTTCGCTCATGCGGCGTGCCGGCTGGTCGGTCTGGATCGCCTACGACCTCGATGGCAGCTACGAAGAAATGCCGCCCAACCTGCTCGATGAGTTGAGCCGCGACCGTCGCTGGTGCCAGGGCAACCTGATGAACTTCCGCCTGTTCCTGGCGCGCGGGATGCATATCGTGCATCGGGCCGTGTTCGTCACCGGTGTGATGGCCTATGTATCGGCGCCGTTGTGGGGCTTGTTCCTGATCCTCTCCACCGTGCTGCTGGCTGCCCATACGCTGATCGATCCGCAATACTTCACGGCGCCGCGCCAGTTGTTCCCGATCTGGCCTGAATGGCATCCCGAGAAGGCCCTGGCGCTGGTCTCGGCCACCGCTACTATCCTGTTCCTACCCAAGATCCTGGCGGTGCTGCTGTTTGCGGTGAAGGGCGCGCGCGGCTTCGGCGGTGCGCTGGCGCTGCTGCTGAGCATGTTGATCGAACTGCTGTTTTCGATGGCACTGGCGCCGGTGCGAATGCTGTTCCATACCCGCTTCGTGCTGGGCGCTTTTCTGGGCTGGAATGCCGGCTGGAAGTCGCCGCCGCGCGCCGACAATGAAACCGGCTGGGGCGAGGCAATGCGTCGCCACGGCTGGCATTCGCTACTGGGCCTGGCCTGGGGTGCGCTGGTGTACTGGCTCAATCCATCCTTCATCTGGTGGTTGATTCCCATCGCCGGCTCGCTGGCGGTGTCGGTGCCGGTGTCGGTGCTGTCTTCGCGCGTGAGCTATGGCCGGGGTTTCCGCCGTGCGGGTCTGTTCAAGATTCCAGAAGAGACCTCGCCGCCGTTCGAACTGCGCGAGACCGTGCGCCATCATGAACAGACACCGCCCTTGCCCGGCTTTGTCGAGGCAGTGGTCGATCCTTCCTTCAATGCCCTGGTCTGCGCCACCGCGCACGCCCATCCGCAGGTGCCGCAACTGACCCGGCACCTGCGCGAGAAGCTGGTGCGCACCGCCTTGAAAGACGGCCCGGATGCACTGAACGACAAGCAGAAGAACAGCATCCTGGAAGAACCGGGCCTGCTGTCGCAACTGCACCAGGCGGTCTGGAGCGGCGTGCCCGAGGTCCATGCGGACTGGCGCGCCGCCCTGGAACGCCAAGTACCACCGGCACTGGCCGCCTGA
- a CDS encoding glucan biosynthesis protein G: MSDKTIMLLYTTSGPGQGHRSPPRAARLTWWRRLAAPAALAGLLALALPQAALAFDFNTVAARAKALAGKSYKKPADDLPKSLKDLSYEQASQLYFRDDKSYWRAQKLPFELSFIHLGGSYTEPIKINEVVGDAVREIHFSPALFDYSANRSVDPRSLRNIGFAGFRIRFPLNSPKVKDDVLTFHGASYFRAMGKGQSYGLSARGLAIDTALYSGEEFPRFTEFWLERPSADAKELVIYALLDSPRATGAYRFVLKPGVDTVMDVKAQLYLRSNVTKLGIAPLTSMFLFGENQPGPADDFRPEVHDSDGLSMQSGTGEWLWRPLVNPKRLLVTSFSFDNPLGFGLMQRDRSFSHYEDLDYNYQSRPSAWVEPKGKWGSGRVELVQIPTPDETNDNIVAYWIPNTLPKPGQPFNVEYRLSWQKDNEKRPPLAYVTQTLFGHGYRPKQESKAEEVQQLSIDFDGANLKKLPANARVEGVVEADANGKLASVTTRKNDVTGGWRVEVKLRRLEENKPVELRGFLRNANGGTTLSETWSYILPPN; encoded by the coding sequence ATGTCAGACAAAACAATAATGCTGCTTTACACCACCTCCGGGCCAGGCCAGGGACATCGCTCCCCGCCGCGTGCCGCACGATTGACCTGGTGGCGCCGTCTGGCCGCTCCCGCAGCCCTGGCGGGTCTGCTGGCGCTGGCCTTGCCGCAGGCTGCCCTGGCTTTCGATTTCAATACGGTGGCCGCGCGCGCCAAGGCGTTGGCCGGCAAGTCCTACAAGAAACCCGCGGATGACCTGCCCAAGTCGCTCAAGGACTTGAGCTACGAGCAGGCCAGTCAGCTCTACTTCCGCGACGACAAGTCTTACTGGCGCGCGCAGAAGCTGCCCTTTGAACTTTCCTTCATTCACCTGGGCGGCAGCTACACCGAGCCGATCAAGATCAATGAAGTGGTGGGCGACGCCGTGCGCGAGATTCATTTCAGCCCGGCCCTGTTCGACTACAGCGCCAATCGCAGCGTCGATCCGCGCAGCCTGCGCAATATCGGCTTTGCGGGTTTCCGTATCCGCTTCCCGCTCAATTCGCCCAAGGTCAAGGATGACGTGCTGACCTTCCATGGCGCCAGCTACTTCCGCGCCATGGGCAAAGGCCAGAGCTACGGCCTGTCGGCACGCGGCCTGGCCATCGATACCGCGCTCTATTCGGGCGAGGAATTTCCGCGCTTCACCGAGTTCTGGCTGGAGCGCCCCTCTGCCGATGCCAAGGAACTGGTGATCTACGCGCTGCTGGATTCGCCGCGCGCCACCGGTGCCTATCGCTTCGTCTTGAAGCCGGGTGTCGATACCGTCATGGACGTCAAGGCCCAGCTCTACCTGCGCAGCAACGTCACCAAGCTGGGCATCGCCCCGCTGACCAGCATGTTCCTGTTCGGCGAGAACCAGCCCGGTCCGGCAGACGACTTCCGGCCGGAAGTGCATGATTCGGATGGCCTGTCCATGCAGTCGGGGACCGGCGAATGGCTGTGGCGTCCGCTGGTGAACCCCAAGCGCCTGCTGGTGACTTCGTTCTCCTTCGACAATCCCTTGGGCTTTGGCCTGATGCAGCGCGACCGCAGCTTCTCGCACTACGAAGACCTGGACTACAACTACCAGTCGCGTCCCAGCGCCTGGGTCGAGCCCAAGGGCAAGTGGGGTTCGGGCCGGGTGGAGCTGGTGCAGATCCCCACGCCCGATGAGACCAACGACAACATCGTGGCCTACTGGATTCCCAATACGCTGCCCAAGCCTGGCCAGCCTTTCAATGTGGAATACCGCTTGTCCTGGCAGAAGGACAATGAAAAACGTCCGCCGCTGGCTTACGTGACGCAGACCCTGTTCGGTCATGGCTATCGTCCCAAGCAGGAGAGCAAGGCCGAAGAGGTTCAGCAATTGTCGATCGACTTCGACGGCGCCAACCTCAAGAAGCTGCCCGCCAATGCGCGCGTGGAAGGCGTGGTCGAGGCCGATGCCAATGGCAAGCTGGCCAGCGTGACCACCCGCAAGAATGACGTGACCGGCGGCTGGCGCGTGGAAGTCAAGCTGCGCCGTCTGGAAGAAAACAAGCCTGTCGAGCTGCGCGGTTTCCTGCGCAATGCCAATGGCGGCACAACCTTGTCTGAAACGTGGAGCTACATATTACCCCCCAACTAA
- a CDS encoding dihydrofolate reductase, protein MSTSSGQLTIIVATDLNNGIGIRNTLPWHLPEDLAHFKRTTSGHTILMGRKTFESIGRPLPNRRNIVITRNALWQHSGVETAGSLAQAAALAGAAPAFIIGGAQVYAEALPLVDRLIITRIARAFECDAFFPAIDEELWQETAREQHHAETSGLDYAFVTYERR, encoded by the coding sequence ATGAGCACTTCTTCCGGCCAACTCACCATCATCGTCGCCACCGACCTCAACAACGGCATCGGCATCCGCAACACCCTGCCCTGGCATTTGCCGGAAGACCTGGCCCACTTCAAACGCACCACCTCGGGGCATACCATCCTGATGGGCCGCAAGACCTTCGAATCGATCGGCCGGCCGCTGCCCAACCGCCGCAACATCGTCATCACCCGCAATGCCCTGTGGCAACACTCCGGCGTGGAAACGGCAGGCTCGCTGGCGCAGGCCGCCGCATTGGCCGGCGCTGCACCCGCCTTCATCATCGGTGGCGCCCAGGTCTATGCCGAAGCCCTGCCGCTGGTGGATCGCCTCATCATCACCCGCATTGCACGGGCCTTCGAGTGCGATGCGTTCTTCCCGGCCATCGATGAAGAGCTCTGGCAAGAGACCGCGCGCGAGCAGCACCACGCCGAAACTTCCGGATTGGACTACGCTTTTGTGACATACGAAAGACGTTGA
- a CDS encoding arginine/lysine/ornithine decarboxylase translates to MKFRFPIVIIDEDFRSENTSGLGIRALADAIEAEGMEVLGVTSYGDLAQFAQQQSRASAFILSIDDEEMGAGSDEETDFALKALRAFVSEIRHKNADIPIYLYGETRTSRHIPNDVLRELHGFIHMFEDTPEFVARHIIREAKSYLDGLAPPFFRALVDYAQDGSYSWHCPGHSGGVAFLKSPVGQMFHQFFGERMLRADVCNAVEELGQLLDHTGPVANSERNAARIFNADHCYFVTNGTSTSNKMVWHSTVAPGDIVVVDRNCHKSILHSIIMTGAIPVFLMPTRNHLGIIGPIPLEEFTLESIQKKIEANPFAREAKNKKPRILTITQSTYDGVVYNVETLKDMLDGEIETLHFDEAWLPHATFHDFYKDMHAIGKDRPRAKKSLIFSTQSTHKLLAGLSQASQILVRESETVKLDEDAFNEAFLMHTSTSPQYSIIASCDVAAAMMEAPGGTALVEESILEALDFRRAMKKIDQEFGDEWWFQVWGPNSFAADGIGEREDWVIKAEDDWHGFGNLAPGFNMLDPIKATIVTPGLALNGQFGESGIPASIVTKYLAEHGVIVEKCGLYSFFIMFTIGITKGRWNTLVTALQQFKDDYDKNAPIWRILPEFAQRNHRYERLGLRDLCQQIHETYRAYDVARLTTEMYLSDMQPAMKPSDAFAKMAHREIDRVPLDELEGRVTSILLTPYPPGIPLLIPGEIFNKTIVDYLKFARDFNEKFPGFETDVHGLVKREVNGRRDYFVDCVKQ, encoded by the coding sequence ATGAAATTCCGATTCCCCATCGTCATCATCGACGAAGACTTCCGCTCCGAAAATACCTCAGGCCTGGGCATCCGCGCCCTGGCCGACGCCATCGAAGCCGAAGGCATGGAAGTACTGGGCGTGACCAGCTATGGCGACCTGGCCCAGTTCGCCCAGCAGCAGTCGCGCGCCTCGGCCTTCATCCTGTCCATCGACGATGAAGAAATGGGCGCAGGTTCCGACGAAGAAACCGACTTCGCCCTGAAGGCCCTGCGTGCGTTCGTGAGCGAAATCCGTCATAAAAACGCCGACATCCCCATCTACCTCTACGGTGAAACCCGCACCTCGCGCCACATTCCCAACGATGTGCTGCGCGAACTGCACGGTTTCATTCATATGTTCGAAGACACGCCGGAGTTCGTGGCCCGCCACATCATCCGCGAAGCCAAGTCCTACCTGGACGGCCTGGCGCCGCCGTTCTTCCGCGCCCTGGTCGATTACGCCCAGGATGGCTCCTACTCCTGGCATTGCCCCGGCCACTCCGGCGGCGTGGCCTTCCTGAAGTCGCCCGTGGGCCAGATGTTCCACCAGTTCTTCGGCGAACGCATGTTGCGCGCCGACGTCTGCAACGCCGTGGAAGAACTGGGCCAACTGCTGGACCACACCGGCCCGGTGGCCAACTCGGAGCGCAATGCGGCGCGCATCTTCAATGCCGACCACTGCTACTTCGTCACCAACGGCACCTCGACTTCCAACAAGATGGTCTGGCACTCCACCGTGGCGCCCGGCGACATCGTCGTGGTGGACCGCAACTGCCACAAGTCCATCCTGCACTCCATCATCATGACCGGCGCGATCCCCGTGTTCCTGATGCCCACGCGTAACCACCTGGGCATCATCGGCCCGATCCCGCTGGAAGAGTTCACCCTGGAAAGCATCCAGAAGAAGATCGAAGCCAATCCCTTCGCCCGCGAAGCCAAGAACAAGAAGCCGCGCATCCTGACCATCACGCAATCGACCTACGACGGCGTGGTCTACAACGTCGAAACGCTCAAGGACATGCTCGACGGCGAGATCGAGACCCTGCACTTCGACGAAGCCTGGCTGCCGCACGCCACCTTCCACGACTTCTACAAGGACATGCACGCCATCGGCAAGGACCGTCCGCGCGCCAAGAAGTCGCTGATCTTCTCGACCCAATCGACCCACAAGCTGCTGGCTGGCCTGTCGCAAGCCTCGCAGATCCTGGTGCGCGAGTCCGAAACCGTGAAGCTCGACGAAGACGCCTTCAACGAAGCCTTCCTGATGCACACCTCGACCTCGCCGCAATACTCCATCATCGCCTCCTGCGACGTGGCCGCGGCCATGATGGAAGCACCGGGCGGCACCGCGCTGGTGGAAGAAAGCATCCTGGAGGCGCTGGACTTCCGCCGCGCCATGAAGAAGATCGACCAGGAATTCGGCGATGAGTGGTGGTTCCAGGTCTGGGGCCCCAACAGCTTCGCCGCTGACGGCATCGGCGAGCGCGAGGATTGGGTCATCAAGGCCGAGGACGACTGGCACGGTTTCGGCAACCTGGCGCCGGGCTTCAACATGCTGGACCCGATCAAGGCCACCATCGTCACCCCCGGTCTGGCCCTGAACGGCCAGTTCGGCGAGAGCGGCATCCCGGCTTCCATCGTGACCAAGTACCTGGCCGAGCACGGCGTGATCGTGGAAAAGTGCGGCCTGTACTCGTTCTTCATCATGTTCACCATCGGTATCACCAAGGGCCGCTGGAACACCCTGGTGACGGCCTTGCAGCAGTTCAAGGACGACTACGACAAGAACGCCCCGATCTGGCGCATCCTGCCCGAGTTCGCCCAGCGCAACCACCGCTACGAGCGTCTCGGCCTGCGCGACCTGTGCCAGCAGATCCACGAGACCTACCGTGCCTACGACGTGGCGCGCCTGACCACCGAGATGTACCTCTCGGACATGCAGCCGGCCATGAAACCTTCGGACGCCTTCGCCAAGATGGCCCACCGCGAAATCGATCGCGTGCCCCTGGACGAACTGGAAGGTCGCGTCACCTCGATCCTGTTGACCCCGTATCCGCCGGGCATTCCGCTGTTGATCCCGGGCGAGATCTTCAACAAGACCATCGTCGACTACCTGAAGTTTGCGCGTGATTTCAACGAGAAATTCCCCGGCTTCGAAACCGACGTGCACGGTCTGGTCAAGCGCGAAGTCAATGGCCGCCGCGATTACTTCGTGGATTGCGTCAAGCAGTAA